One window of the Thermoplasmatales archaeon genome contains the following:
- a CDS encoding NADP-dependent malic enzyme, whose protein sequence is MEKKTVEELLEKAKKPAQEALKLHPFYKGKVQIMPKCPIRNFDDFGIWYTPGVAEPCKDIAKNPEKVFEHTNKGNYVAVASDGTRVLGLGDIGPLAGLPVMEGKALLFKYLGGVDAFPIMIDTKDAEEFIQAVKWIAPTFGGINLEDISSPKCFYILDRLREELDIPVWHDDQQGTAAITLAGVINGLKVVGKKLNEVTFSIIGTGAANICLIRTLIKAGVNPKNIIAVDSKGILHPNRKDINEMKEENPYKYKIAMETNGEGREGDMKEAIKGTDVCIAASKPGPGTIKKEWVVEMNDDAIMFAEANPIPEIWPWEAKEAGVRIFGTGRSDFPNQVNNSLGFPGIFRGTLDVRAKTITDEMHIAAAYAIAEVAEKKGLREDYIVPTMDEWEVFPHEATAVAMKAIEQGVARIKLSSEEIYEMAEKAIRSAREQTQLLMKHGLIKIP, encoded by the coding sequence ATGGAAAAGAAAACAGTTGAAGAATTGTTGGAAAAGGCAAAAAAGCCCGCGCAGGAAGCACTGAAGTTGCATCCCTTTTATAAAGGAAAAGTTCAAATAATGCCAAAATGCCCTATAAGAAATTTTGATGATTTTGGAATATGGTATACGCCAGGTGTTGCGGAGCCGTGCAAGGATATTGCAAAAAATCCAGAGAAGGTTTTTGAGCACACCAACAAAGGAAATTATGTTGCGGTTGCAAGTGATGGGACAAGGGTGCTTGGACTGGGTGATATCGGCCCGCTTGCTGGATTGCCAGTTATGGAAGGAAAAGCTCTACTTTTTAAATATCTCGGAGGTGTGGATGCATTTCCAATAATGATAGATACAAAGGATGCGGAAGAATTTATACAGGCGGTAAAATGGATTGCCCCTACATTTGGAGGGATAAATCTTGAAGATATTTCATCGCCAAAGTGCTTCTATATTCTTGACAGACTCAGAGAAGAGCTCGATATACCTGTATGGCATGATGATCAGCAGGGAACAGCAGCTATAACCCTTGCGGGTGTGATAAATGGGCTTAAAGTAGTTGGAAAAAAACTCAATGAAGTTACTTTTTCAATAATTGGAACAGGAGCAGCAAACATATGTCTTATAAGGACTTTGATAAAAGCGGGAGTAAATCCAAAAAATATAATTGCTGTTGACTCAAAAGGAATTTTGCATCCTAACAGGAAAGATATAAATGAAATGAAGGAAGAAAATCCCTATAAATACAAGATAGCGATGGAAACAAATGGTGAAGGAAGAGAAGGAGATATGAAGGAAGCAATAAAGGGCACGGATGTATGCATCGCCGCCTCAAAACCCGGGCCAGGAACAATTAAAAAAGAATGGGTTGTGGAAATGAATGATGATGCAATAATGTTTGCTGAAGCAAATCCCATACCAGAGATATGGCCCTGGGAGGCAAAAGAAGCGGGAGTTAGAATATTTGGAACAGGGAGGAGTGATTTTCCAAACCAAGTAAATAATAGCCTTGGTTTCCCTGGCATATTCAGAGGCACATTAGATGTTAGGGCGAAGACAATAACTGATGAGATGCATATAGCTGCAGCATATGCAATAGCGGAAGTCGCTGAAAAGAAAGGATTAAGAGAAGATTATATTGTTCCAACAATGGATGAATGGGAAGTATTTCCTCATGAAGCAACCGCGGTCGCAATGAAGGCAATTGAGCAGGGAGTAGCAAGAATAAAGCTAAGTAGTGAAGAAATTTATGAAATGGCGGAAAAAGCGATAAGAAGTGCAAGAGAGCAAACCCAGCTTTTAATGAAACACGGTTTAATAAAAATTCCATGA
- a CDS encoding toprim domain-containing protein — protein MRRNEENLYEIEKAIEKLKEENRSIPIIVEGEKDVKALHELDVRGEIITLHGSVSNLCDEIALKYKEVIILTDWDEEGWKLCRRIEENLRGRIKCNTDYRIIFSKIMNSRNVEGMPKFIKNLRKKVREKSEKIISK, from the coding sequence ATGAGGAGGAACGAGGAAAATCTATATGAAATAGAGAAAGCAATAGAGAAGTTGAAAGAAGAGAACAGAAGCATACCGATAATTGTAGAAGGAGAAAAAGATGTAAAAGCACTGCATGAATTGGATGTAAGAGGAGAGATAATAACACTCCATGGAAGTGTATCAAATTTATGCGATGAGATTGCTTTAAAGTATAAAGAAGTAATTATCCTTACTGACTGGGATGAAGAAGGATGGAAATTATGCAGAAGAATAGAAGAAAATCTTAGAGGCAGGATAAAATGCAATACTGATTACAGAATAATTTTTTCTAAAATCATGAATTCAAGAAATGTTGAAGGAATGCCAAAATTCATAAAAAATTTAAGAAAAAAGGTTCGTGAAAAAAGCGAAAAAATCATCTCAAAATAA
- a CDS encoding succinylglutamate desuccinylase/aspartoacylase family protein: MIEKSKLVAIFAIFITFATSFSQAYYEKKKPESYEELVSWYKSLEEKHPEYIEVFKANEIFGYGKVDGGYDLYYLRITNESNGFLKPEVLFLGGPHGDETVGTIGLYWFTKWLMDRIDENDKWIKYLLDNREIYIEISHNPYGFDNKQRWDKNGWDLNREADYDWQGVNSKLWGSINGKTLCSFIENHSIRVGVDFHGGARMILYPWSSTHKDVSAISPSGKIYYYAPPDFYFYHISSLRLGEFIGSYGGILNEDTVGTIPLTVGYEAPGCIAAWAYGASSKTEKEFVVGRYERCNILWITPEMSKIKDPPERQFGDEKSGYIAEVIRVALHQTDLAQPYIMWCNDEEFFKGNKITLKWQVYGALVAEETYLVYSFSDISNGIRGEIHDEYNGSYRGGTYWDGKIWEEEIDLPEDATDLYAIAFAKVDGIYSQIVGKEIYGNSYLRIIWERTNEGYYEELNTIDGVEKIKGSIWWQSPVLHIRIGGIKEPEEGYLYIMGRKIAKIGKTFIIGKMNMKVEGNYEKVEFYLDNELKYEDNEKPYEWEICNTIGKHKLIAKMYYEGKVVENEIEAYLLILR; the protein is encoded by the coding sequence ATGATTGAAAAAAGTAAATTGGTGGCGATATTTGCTATTTTTATAACATTTGCTACAAGTTTTTCACAGGCATATTACGAAAAAAAGAAGCCTGAGAGCTATGAAGAACTTGTTTCCTGGTATAAAAGCCTGGAAGAGAAGCATCCAGAATACATTGAGGTTTTTAAAGCAAATGAAATTTTTGGATATGGAAAAGTTGATGGAGGATATGATTTGTATTATTTAAGGATAACAAATGAGAGTAATGGTTTTTTGAAACCAGAAGTTTTATTTTTAGGGGGCCCTCATGGAGATGAAACTGTCGGAACAATTGGTTTATACTGGTTTACAAAATGGCTGATGGATAGAATAGATGAAAATGATAAATGGATAAAATATCTTCTGGATAACAGAGAGATATACATTGAAATAAGCCATAATCCATATGGATTTGATAACAAGCAGAGATGGGATAAAAATGGATGGGATTTGAACAGAGAAGCAGATTATGACTGGCAAGGTGTAAATTCAAAACTCTGGGGAAGTATAAATGGTAAAACGCTATGCAGTTTTATAGAAAATCATTCAATAAGAGTGGGAGTTGATTTTCATGGAGGAGCAAGAATGATTCTTTACCCTTGGTCTTCCACGCATAAAGATGTTTCAGCAATTTCCCCTTCTGGAAAAATATATTATTATGCACCTCCTGACTTCTATTTTTATCACATCTCATCTCTTCGCCTAGGTGAATTTATCGGCTCTTATGGAGGAATTTTAAATGAAGATACCGTTGGCACAATTCCTCTTACGGTGGGCTATGAGGCGCCGGGCTGTATAGCGGCTTGGGCGTATGGGGCGAGTAGCAAAACGGAAAAAGAATTTGTGGTAGGAAGATATGAGAGATGCAATATTCTATGGATAACACCTGAGATGTCTAAAATAAAGGACCCACCAGAAAGACAATTTGGAGATGAAAAAAGCGGGTATATTGCTGAGGTAATAAGAGTTGCTCTTCATCAAACAGATCTGGCTCAACCTTATATAATGTGGTGTAATGATGAGGAATTTTTTAAAGGAAATAAAATTACACTTAAATGGCAGGTTTATGGGGCACTTGTAGCAGAGGAAACTTATTTAGTTTATAGCTTTTCTGATATATCAAATGGAATAAGAGGAGAAATTCATGATGAATATAATGGAAGTTATAGAGGAGGCACATACTGGGATGGAAAAATTTGGGAGGAAGAAATAGATTTGCCTGAGGATGCAACTGATTTATATGCAATTGCATTTGCAAAAGTAGATGGTATATATTCCCAAATAGTAGGAAAAGAGATTTATGGAAATTCTTATCTCAGAATAATATGGGAAAGAACAAATGAAGGCTATTATGAAGAGTTGAATACAATTGATGGGGTTGAAAAAATAAAAGGAAGTATATGGTGGCAATCACCCGTGCTACATATAAGAATAGGAGGAATAAAGGAGCCAGAGGAAGGATATCTTTACATAATGGGAAGAAAAATAGCAAAAATTGGTAAAACATTTATAATTGGAAAAATGAATATGAAGGTAGAGGGAAATTATGAAAAAGTTGAATTTTATTTAGATAATGAATTGAAATATGAAGATAATGAAAAACCATATGAATGGGAGATATGTAATACAATTGGAAAGCATAAGCTGATTGCAAAGATGTACTATGAAGGAAAAGTTGTGGAGAATGAAATAGAGGCTTATCTTCTTATTTTGAGATGA
- a CDS encoding MetS family NSS transporter small subunit yields MSAGAIAMAIIGCAVFYGGLLYCIYRAIRKK; encoded by the coding sequence ATGTCCGCGGGCGCAATAGCAATGGCAATAATTGGATGTGCTGTCTTTTATGGCGGGCTATTGTATTGCATATATAGAGCCATAAGAAAAAAATAA
- a CDS encoding sodium-dependent transporter, with the protein MEKWQSRASFLFAAIGSAVGLGNLWRFPYVCYKSGGGAFLIPYIIALFVVGIPLLMAEIAIGSIFRKSSPLSLKKISKRSEFAGWLGVVVAFFISIYYCVIVGWSLCYIFHSIFMVWEPNASSFFYNKFLVSGEQIIFSILFVWVAIYLILYKGVKSIGKFSSIAVPFPVILLLILTFVGLSLPNSMEGLEFYLSPDFSKLLLPSTWLSAFAQVFFSLSLAQGIMIAYGSYLEKKSDIANNSFITAFADSGIAFLGGFAVFSTLGYLSFATGMEFEEIARSGFALAFVTYPTVISKIPFMQTIFGIIFFSILLLFGLTSAYSMVEAISKSISEKFKIMRQLSNFIICSIGLISGLLIGKNIYLIETADHFISDFALVVVGLLECIIFAYLMGEEKLRKYINKVSEIKVGRWWSFSLKFFAPAVLLFMLIASSITLFSYSLGGLLIFLLIFLISFLLWRIKCPRAQ; encoded by the coding sequence GTGGAGAAATGGCAGTCAAGGGCTTCGTTTTTGTTTGCAGCAATTGGCTCAGCGGTTGGTTTAGGAAATTTATGGCGTTTTCCATATGTTTGCTATAAAAGTGGTGGAGGTGCTTTTTTAATTCCATATATAATTGCTCTTTTTGTTGTTGGAATCCCTCTTTTAATGGCGGAAATTGCCATAGGTAGTATTTTTAGAAAATCTTCTCCATTATCGCTTAAAAAAATATCTAAAAGAAGTGAGTTTGCGGGATGGTTGGGTGTGGTTGTTGCATTTTTTATCTCAATATATTACTGCGTGATAGTTGGATGGAGCTTATGTTATATTTTTCATTCAATTTTCATGGTATGGGAACCAAATGCATCTTCTTTTTTCTATAACAAATTTTTAGTTAGTGGAGAACAAATTATTTTTTCAATTCTTTTTGTATGGGTTGCTATTTATCTTATTCTTTATAAAGGAGTTAAATCCATCGGTAAATTTTCTTCAATAGCGGTTCCATTTCCAGTGATACTACTCCTTATATTGACATTCGTTGGTTTATCATTGCCAAATTCTATGGAAGGATTAGAATTTTATCTTTCTCCCGATTTCTCAAAACTTTTATTGCCCTCTACCTGGCTGTCCGCTTTTGCACAAGTTTTCTTTTCCCTATCCCTTGCTCAAGGAATAATGATTGCCTATGGAAGCTATTTAGAAAAAAAATCAGATATAGCCAACAACTCCTTCATTACCGCATTTGCAGATAGTGGAATTGCATTTTTAGGAGGTTTTGCGGTTTTTAGCACCCTCGGTTATCTATCTTTTGCCACTGGAATGGAATTTGAAGAAATTGCGAGGAGTGGCTTCGCCCTGGCATTTGTAACATATCCAACAGTTATATCAAAAATTCCATTCATGCAAACAATTTTTGGAATAATCTTTTTCTCTATTCTATTATTATTTGGATTGACCTCCGCATATTCAATGGTTGAGGCGATTTCAAAGAGCATAAGTGAGAAATTTAAAATAATGAGGCAACTTTCAAATTTTATAATATGCTCTATTGGATTAATCTCTGGACTTTTAATTGGAAAAAATATATATTTAATAGAAACAGCGGACCACTTTATTTCGGATTTTGCACTTGTTGTTGTTGGTTTGCTTGAATGCATAATATTTGCCTATTTAATGGGAGAGGAAAAATTAAGGAAGTATATAAATAAAGTATCGGAAATAAAAGTTGGAAGATGGTGGAGTTTCTCTTTAAAATTTTTTGCTCCAGCGGTGCTTCTTTTCATGCTTATAGCCTCCTCAATCACTCTCTTTAGCTATTCTTTGGGTGGCTTATTAATTTTTTTACTGATTTTCTTAATTTCCTTCCTTTTATGGAGGATAAAATGTCCGCGGGCGCAATAG
- a CDS encoding radical SAM protein — MKILLVNAYKNAGYFSRLRAKFFIPSLTLSQVAACTPRKYEIKIVNEWYEKVNFDEDCHLVGISAFTPDAYRAYEIADKFRERGIKVVIGGYHATAMPEEAKEHADAVVIGEAENSWPNLINDFEKGKLKPYYGWEKIKGEDIPPARRDLDNLRPFSSALQATRGCPYRCGFCQLTGFGDSIHRKRRIEDVIREFSFLPTKLVWFHDASLTIDKEYSKNLFSKIIESKIRKKWIAFGNMHILSKDTKILKLAKKAGCVGWMVGLESISQRIIDEEIKKKGNIVEEIPKMVERIEKEGMMVWGSFIFGFDNDGRDVFDATYEKICEWGISLAQFAILTPLPGTPIFQKILREGRIITFDWSKYDMAHVVFNPKNMSIKELEEGVRKICRKFYSIDQIAKRAFNTKGLFNKFLNLFANLSARSLWNFYFNKQK, encoded by the coding sequence ATGAAAATATTGTTGGTTAATGCATATAAAAATGCGGGATATTTTAGCAGACTCAGAGCAAAGTTTTTCATTCCTTCATTAACACTTTCTCAGGTTGCAGCATGCACTCCCAGAAAATATGAAATAAAAATAGTAAATGAATGGTATGAAAAAGTTAATTTTGATGAAGATTGTCATCTTGTAGGTATTTCCGCTTTTACTCCCGATGCCTATCGGGCTTATGAAATTGCTGATAAATTCAGGGAGAGAGGAATTAAAGTTGTTATCGGTGGCTACCATGCAACCGCAATGCCGGAAGAAGCAAAGGAGCACGCGGATGCCGTTGTTATAGGAGAAGCGGAAAATAGCTGGCCAAACTTAATAAATGATTTTGAAAAAGGAAAATTGAAGCCATATTATGGGTGGGAAAAAATAAAAGGTGAAGATATTCCTCCCGCAAGAAGGGATTTGGATAATTTGCGCCCGTTTTCCTCAGCCCTCCAGGCGACGAGAGGATGCCCATATAGGTGTGGGTTTTGTCAGCTAACTGGTTTTGGTGATAGCATACATAGAAAGAGGAGGATAGAGGATGTTATAAGGGAATTTTCTTTTTTGCCAACCAAGTTGGTTTGGTTTCATGATGCGTCTCTAACAATTGATAAGGAATATAGCAAAAATCTTTTCAGTAAAATTATTGAGAGTAAAATCAGAAAAAAATGGATTGCATTTGGAAACATGCACATTCTTTCAAAAGATACGAAAATTCTGAAACTGGCAAAAAAAGCGGGTTGTGTTGGATGGATGGTCGGGCTTGAAAGCATTTCTCAAAGAATAATTGATGAAGAGATTAAGAAAAAAGGAAATATAGTAGAGGAGATTCCAAAAATGGTTGAAAGAATTGAAAAAGAGGGAATGATGGTATGGGGTTCTTTCATTTTTGGTTTTGATAATGATGGAAGAGATGTTTTTGATGCAACCTATGAAAAAATATGTGAGTGGGGAATATCTCTTGCACAGTTTGCCATTTTAACTCCTTTGCCAGGAACTCCTATATTTCAAAAAATTTTGAGAGAGGGCAGAATAATAACATTTGATTGGTCAAAATATGATATGGCACATGTTGTTTTCAATCCAAAAAATATGAGCATTAAAGAGCTTGAAGAAGGTGTTAGAAAAATTTGCAGAAAATTTTATTCAATTGATCAGATAGCAAAAAGAGCTTTTAATACAAAAGGTTTATTCAACAAATTCCTAAATCTTTTTGCAAATTTAAGTGCAAGAAGCCTTTGGAATTTCTATTTTAACAAACAAAAATAA
- the gatE gene encoding Glu-tRNA(Gln) amidotransferase subunit GatE, translated as MDYKSLGFKAGLEIHQQIDTHKLFCPCPSELSEKAEETFSRKLKATKSETGLTDKAAIEEEKKGRKFIYYITPSSCLVEADEEPPHEVNQEAIDFAIMVAIMFGATIFDEIHFMRKIVIDGSNTTGFQRTALIAMNGKVGDVNIETICIEEDAARKIEENEREVKYSLDRLGIPLIEIATSPTISSPLEAKEIAEKIGLMLRATKKVKRGIGTIRQDLNVSIEGGARVEIKGVQELNDIPKILENEVKRQIELIEVSKRLKNLSFDFEIKDVTKVFENTSSNFIKKAIEKGFVKAIKLPGFKGILSGVIYKEHRLGKELAMHAKINGGGIIHSDELPNYGISEEEVLKIREELKCGENDAFVISAGNAENVEKCLRAVFERAKKACEGVPKEVRKAIPDGTSEYMRPLPGAERMYPETDIRPIRISRERIEKIKRAMPEMPDKKIDRIFSSYKLTKEEASQLVMLEKDEIFEEIAKKFGQEKIVSRILLNIIPQIEKDGYEVSKEMIEIVLKGLNEKKYAKEGIEKLLAYLAKNREANLDSAIKACGLGYLSDEEVREFIKKVIIERIEFIKEKGENAIQPLMGILMAHLRGRADGATINRILKEEVEKIIYKR; from the coding sequence GTGGATTATAAAAGCCTTGGATTTAAAGCGGGACTAGAAATTCATCAGCAAATAGATACACATAAACTTTTTTGCCCATGCCCATCTGAGCTAAGCGAAAAAGCGGAAGAAACATTCTCGAGAAAATTGAAGGCAACAAAATCAGAAACCGGCCTTACTGATAAGGCAGCAATTGAAGAGGAGAAAAAGGGCAGAAAATTTATCTACTACATCACTCCCTCCTCCTGCCTGGTGGAGGCGGATGAGGAGCCACCCCATGAGGTAAATCAGGAGGCAATTGATTTTGCGATAATGGTTGCGATCATGTTTGGAGCGACAATTTTTGATGAGATACATTTTATGAGGAAAATTGTTATAGATGGGTCAAATACAACGGGTTTTCAGCGCACCGCCCTTATTGCGATGAATGGAAAAGTGGGCGATGTAAATATTGAAACAATATGCATAGAGGAGGATGCTGCCCGCAAAATAGAGGAAAATGAAAGAGAGGTTAAATATTCTTTAGATAGGCTAGGTATCCCTTTAATAGAGATTGCTACTTCCCCGACAATTTCCTCTCCCTTGGAGGCAAAGGAAATTGCTGAAAAAATAGGTTTGATGCTCAGAGCGACAAAAAAAGTGAAGAGAGGAATTGGCACGATAAGGCAGGATTTAAATGTTTCAATAGAAGGAGGAGCAAGGGTGGAGATAAAAGGTGTTCAAGAGCTGAATGATATTCCAAAAATACTTGAAAATGAGGTTAAAAGGCAAATTGAGCTCATTGAGGTAAGCAAGCGATTGAAAAACTTAAGTTTTGATTTTGAAATAAAAGATGTAACAAAAGTTTTTGAAAATACATCTTCAAATTTCATAAAAAAAGCGATTGAGAAAGGATTTGTTAAGGCAATAAAGCTCCCGGGTTTCAAAGGAATATTATCTGGGGTAATATATAAAGAGCACCGCCTTGGAAAAGAGCTTGCAATGCATGCAAAAATAAATGGTGGAGGAATAATTCATTCAGATGAGCTTCCGAATTATGGAATAAGTGAGGAAGAGGTACTGAAAATAAGAGAGGAGTTGAAATGTGGGGAAAATGATGCTTTTGTTATATCCGCTGGAAATGCAGAAAATGTGGAAAAATGTCTCAGGGCGGTTTTTGAAAGAGCTAAAAAAGCGTGTGAGGGGGTGCCTAAGGAAGTAAGAAAAGCTATTCCAGATGGAACAAGTGAATATATGCGCCCTCTTCCTGGGGCGGAGAGAATGTATCCAGAGACAGATATAAGGCCAATAAGGATAAGCAGGGAAAGAATTGAAAAAATAAAAAGAGCAATGCCCGAGATGCCAGATAAAAAAATTGATAGAATATTCTCATCCTATAAACTGACAAAAGAGGAAGCCAGCCAGCTTGTAATGCTTGAAAAAGATGAGATCTTTGAAGAGATTGCGAAAAAATTCGGGCAAGAAAAAATTGTTTCAAGAATACTGCTGAATATAATTCCTCAAATAGAAAAAGATGGTTATGAAGTGAGTAAAGAAATGATCGAGATTGTTTTAAAAGGGCTAAATGAAAAAAAATATGCAAAAGAGGGCATAGAAAAGTTGCTCGCATATTTAGCAAAAAATAGAGAAGCAAATCTTGATTCCGCAATAAAGGCCTGCGGGCTTGGCTATTTAAGCGATGAAGAAGTAAGGGAATTCATAAAAAAAGTTATAATTGAGAGAATAGAGTTCATCAAAGAAAAAGGAGAAAATGCAATTCAGCCGCTTATGGGCATTTTAATGGCACATTTGCGCGGGAGGGCGGATGGAGCAACAATAAATAGAATATTAAAAGAGGAAGTAGAAAAAATAATTTATAAGAGGTAG